AACATCATAGCAGAAAAATCAATTCAATTTGCACCTATTGGCTTGGTGAACATGCTAAACACTGGTGGTGCAATCCAGTCATTGGCCTACAATGATTCCAACCGATCGGTCCGAATTGGGGTGAAAGGTGCTGGAGAAATGAGGATCTTTGCTTCTGAAAAGCCAAGAGGCTGCAGAATTgatgaaaaagaagttggaattgAGTATGAGGAGTGCATGGTTGTTGTTCAAGTACCATGGTCCGCTTCTTCTGGTGTGTCTATAGTTGAGTATTTGTTTTAGTGCTAGATTTTAATTAGGAGCTTGATGACATATTGTTCTCCCCAAAACTATAAGAAAGTGAGCAATCGTATagcattaaattctttttttaatGTAAAATCAAAACAGGCAGTGACATGTTTttactattaaattaaattataatattttaatttaattttacattagaattttatatttaaattttatttaaaaaatctaataatatattattttattttataggaGTTGAGGTATATGATCTAGGAGTAAGCATTTGGTTCAAAccgaatcaaattattaaaatcgaattaatatattttagaaccgaacataaataaataaaaaattaaatcgaatcgaaccactttatttcggttcgattcggttcaaaCTGATTAGATCTGAAtttacttattttttaatttagacttaattttcaatttatttagtttaattttaatcttagtttgaacctaataactattaattaataaaattaagtaatttataaatataaaattatatataattcctaaattttatataaaaattaattaatttaaaaataaaaaatattatttaatttgattcgattcaaactgattttttttcttaaaaataaattgaatcgaaataaataaaatttttaaaatataaaatttaactaaatcaaatcaaattatataaaaaaaactgaattaaattattaaattaaaaataatttaatttaatttttaaatttaaactaaATAATACCCGATATCACTACATTTAAAAAatttagaataccaagaaatttTGTAGCCAAATTTTGAGCGAAATTATGTAtttccttaaaaataaatatataatataattttcacATGCAGTACTGCATAAATCAtagtttttattattaaaacCCCGACAAGCAGACAGTGTGTGGTTGTTTTCGTCGAGAAGAAGTGAGAAACCGAACTATTACTCCAAATTTCTCAACCCCTAATATTAAACAATTCTTTGTTTTATGAGATGATGAATACGTCTCAGTTTATGGACAAGCAGGTAATGGATTTgacatcttcttcaacctcaaatCAATCGCCGTCGCCTTCCACCGCCGGCGGAGATTTTATTGATCTGATGAATCCTCCCCAGGGCGACAGTCAACACCAGAGTCATTATAATTCCAATGCTAGTTCCATAATTGGAAGTGCTGGTGATAGTGGGATCAGGAAGGAGGAGATCGTTCCCAGTTACGATTTTCAGCCGGTTCGTTCTATTGCTTCGAGTCTTGATTCTTCCATTCCTGGTCTCGGAGCTCCAACTTCTGCCTCTAGGGTTTGGAATTCCGCTGATTCTAAATCTAATTCCGTTCACATTTCTTCTGCCTTGCCTATCAGAGTGAGGGTTTTTATGTTCTAAATTGTTTTTGTGTTTTAATTAACTtgctttttttatatatataatccgGTAGAGTTTTAAACAATGTGTTTATTTTGTTGAGGGACTTTAATTTTAGTTCATAATCAGGTAGTGATAATGTTTAGTATTTTGGCGTTTCTGGATAGGTTTTTGTATTGAATTGCGTTTGTAAATTGGAAGCAAACTTTTGGGAATAAATCAACGTTTTTGGTTTTAATTTGTTAAATTGGTAAGATACCAATCTGTCTAGTTGCATTAGTTTCTTGCTTCCTAGTCTCTTTTTGTTGTCAAATGTATTATGCAGAAAAAACAAAGGAGGGGTACTTTATTGCTCTATTTATCACAATTCTAGTAGTGATGGTATGGTCGAAAATTGGATTGATTTGCTTCCAAATAAAACAAGTGAGGCTACTTTGTTATGACCAATCAATGGGGGAGGGAGTTTGTGCACTGAGGTTCCCTGGCAACGCCATCAAAAAGCAATGTTTATGCAGTTGCTTGCACTGCTTTTTGCTCTTCTCATTGTCTCATTTATAGGGCACAGCCAGCTACAAGTCTCCTGGTTGAGCTTTTCTCATCCTTCCCATCTTTGGATCAAAAGATTGTTTTTTGAGGAAGTAATTCAATCCTATTGGTATTTGTTTGCTGTTTCTCAAGTTGAATTGTACTTTCTTTTTTAAAACCAGGAAAGTTGAATTTTCATTTGTTTTGTTTACTTTATATAGTATTTAGATTGAACAGGAAGCTTCCTTTGCTATGTCTTGGATTTAATTAatccttctcttttttttttttttttgataagatTGGACTACTCTTTTCATGTGCTGTTAGATGGTTCTGTGAGAGTCctgtcttttttcttttttcttttttctttttttttttttaaaaaatcttcCATGAGCTTATGCTGCTATAATTTTCCATACAGAATTATGGTTCTTTGGACTCTATTGAACCTGCAAGAGTCCTTGTTGAGAAGGATCAAAATGCTTCTGATGTGGCAATAGTGTCTGAGATTGATAAATCGATGAAGAAATATGCTGATAATTTGGTGCATATTCTGGAAGGTGTCAGTGCACGACTGACACAACTGGAGAGCAGAACCCGCCACCTTGAGAATTCTGTGGATGATTTGAAACTGTCTGTTGAAAACAATCATGGAAGCACAGATGGGAAAATAAGGCACCTGGAGAACATTTTGAGAGAGGTACCTGTTTTGTTGACTTTCCATTCATTATTTGCTTAACATTCAAGCTGGCTTTGTATTTAGTACCTTAGGTTGAACTAAATGCATGCAGTGGATAATGGATGTCATAAGGTCACCCTTTAAAATGTCATAAcagaatttttattccttttctgGTTCTCTACTTTGTATACCAGGATATGGTGTATGGTCACTTGAAACTAAAAGCTTATCCATGTTGCTCATTTTCGAGTGACTGGCAAATAATGAAGGGAGATTTTAGTGATATTAACATTATGTAATCTATATGCTTTATCTAATCTGTCTAAAAGTCATGTATGTTCTTGATCATATTGTCGTGGGCACACTTAGTCCAACGCGTGTATTATTCTTTGGATGGTAGAAACTCATTTggcattttttttccctttcattGATTAGGATGTGGTGTAGAAGCTAACTGGGTCATTGGTATGTATTAGAGCATCCTTGGAGTATGATTAAAACATATTAAGTGAATCACTGTAGAGATTAAGAGTTTTGTAGTTCATCTCACCAGCTTCTTTATCTCTACTGAGAGTTAAACCCTGCACAGACTTTGctgaaaggaaaataaataaataaataaacatgattacaatctttttgagcttttttttttttttttttttttggggttgTGGTGGTGTGTGTGTGGGATGTTTGACAATCCTTCATCAATTACAAGAAGTTGAATTCTTTAGGAACATACTGTTTGTCTATTTATAGGCCTTTGCTGCATTATTGAATGCTTCAGTTTTGCAGCTTTTGCTACTAAAACAAAGGTTCTCTAATAATAGTGAGCTGCATTAGGTTTGGAAACATTACATCCAACAAGGTGAACCTAGGAGGTGTAATAAAAATTATCCtcctgatgaaaaaaaaaaaaatccttgatGACGTGTTAATAAATGTTCATATTTTTCATGAAACCAAGGTTTCATAATGAGTTTTTCTTTTCTATGTGTGGTGATCAGAGCATAATTTATAAGTGCATTCTAAACTTGTGTTTGTACCATATCTGTTGATCACCATATTGTGTGTGGTTGGTGTTTGTCAACAATAACATGTAGGTGCAAACAGGGGTGCATCTTTTAAAGGAGAAGCAGGAAATAGTTGAGAGTCAGCTGCAACTTACAAAGCTGCAAGTATCTAAGGGAGGCCAGCAACAATCAGAAACCCAAAACTCTGGGCACATGGACACTGTGCAGCAAGCAGCATCTGCCCCTCCACAATCTCACCAGCAGCTGCAACAAGCAGCACCTGCCCCTCCACATACTCACCAACAACTTCCTCCCATCACTTTTCCGCAATCCATTCCTTCTGTTCCTGTTTCTGTTCCTCCTCCTGCTGTCCCTCCACCACCTATTTTCCAACAAAATTTGTCACCTCCTGCTCCACTTCCAAACCAGTTACCGCAGAGTCAGATTCCCTCTGTCCCTCAGAGAGAGCCTTACTATTCACCGCCTAGTCAAACACAAGATCCTCCAAATCTACAATATCAGGTATCTCCATCACAGCATTCACAGCCCTCTCATGCAGGACCACCACATCAATCATATCAACTTGCCCCTCAACCACAGTACTCTCAGCCACCCCAGTTGCCTCAACCCCAAACTCAACCATTAGTTTCAGTATGTCACCATCCTGAAGAGGCACCTTATGTTCCCTCTCAGAGTTACCCACCAAGCTTACGCCAGTCATCCTCTCAGCCAGCTAGTGGGGCTCCTCCTTCCCCGCAGTTTTATGGGGCTCCTTCACACATATTTGAACCACCATCCAGTAGACCAAGTTCAGGGTTTTCAGCAGGATATGACCCACCTTCTGGGACTACTGAATCTTATCCTTATGGCGGACCACCTTCTCAGTATGGTAGCAAACCTCCAATGAAACCACAGCAGCTCTCATCTCTTGCTATGTCTCACAGTGCTGGAAGTGGGTACCCTCAGCTTCCCACTGCTCGGATATTACCACATGCATTACCTACTGCTTCTGGGGTTGGTGGTGGTTCTAGTTCTTCTGGAACTGGAAATAGGGTTCCCATTGATGATGTGGTTGATAAAGTGACAAATATGGGATTTCCAAGAGAACATGTTCGAGCAACTGTTAGGAAGTTGACAGAGAATGGTGAATCAGTTGATCTGAACATAGTGCTTGATAAGCTGATGAATGATGGAGAAGTCCAGTTCCAGAGAAGTTGGCTTGGTCGGTGACTTATCCTTTTATTCATGCTGATGTATAGAATTATAACCTGTTTCAGGATTGACTTTGCAGAGGGGGACTGTTTACTGGGAGAGGATGGGTTATTGTCCCCTGGCTggattcttcttcctttctcacaATTCTTTTCTAGTTTATCGGTTGTGTTAAAATCTCTTTCATACTTGTCTAGCTCTGCTTTGTGACTACCTGTCTTAATCCGGGTCGTGAATGCTCAATAATATGAAGAGGTTTATCAGTGTTCCATTTGTTTATTACTTGGTCTTAATTCAGCACTTCATCTCATGTGGCGTATGGTGGGGTGAGCACTTTTAGTGCAAATCTTCAATGGATGAAGACAAAATTTGAGTTGAGACTTTGAGATTCGAGAGGTGGTGCAAGGGGAAGATAAGAATCGGCTTTGAGAGAACATTCTTAGTTGTGGATGATGGAGGTTGGATGGTCAGAAAATTTAAGTGTCTGCTCTCTTCCCTTCAAAATTTATGCGGTAACTGGTAGTTTTTTCCATGAGTGtggattatatattattttattttaataatataatttaatatttattcttAAATATCTTATGATTtagtattttttattaattatattaaatgtaattaaaatttcgaattatatatataataaaaaaaaggttgtgattaaaaaaaaatatttctattatagtaaatataataataataaaaatgttgAAAGATATTGTTTTAAATATTGTGCTAGTATGTAAGAAGTAACAGCGAcagttataattttttatttgactAAAGATGTGtagtatttaattttaaaataattttactaatagataatttttatcaatttttttataGGTAAAAggcttttttttaattcttataaaATAATTCAATAGCCATTTAAGTTTTTGTCAATCTGGTTTGTGCTATTTAAACCATTGACATTAAAAAagcataaaaagaaaagaagtatTGTTCCCTATTTTTAATTTCGCAGGGTGGTTTCTTAAGGATCTAGGGTGGTTTCTACTACTAGTGTAACGGTTTGGCTTAATGGACTCGAGGAATCTTTAATTGTGATCACAAGGTTGGTTGATGGTGGTGGAGGAGGCAAAGACTGGAGGTCTTGTTGTATGCTTCGAAACCCAGGTGGTGTTGTGACCATAGATGTAGTGTGTTTTGGAGGATTGGTTATAGCCAAAGTGAGAGAGGAAAATGGAATGTATGTAACTTTGGTTTGTCTCTCGAGGGAGGAGAAGCATCCTACTGTACTTTGGTAGCCAGCTCATAAATGGATGTTGAATGAGAAATCCTTTGAATAGAGGTGTGAGTTGGGGCCTTGAGCCAAGGACCATAGGTTGTTCTCCTCGTCGGACTATCATCCATTGATACAGACAGTTCCTTGTTACCATAATTCTTGCTATAGTGACCTATAACTCCACAAGTATAACATAGGTCAGGTAATTTTTCATATTTGAATTGCAACCAATGCATGATGCCATTTCGCTTCATATTTTGAAAACCTGTGGGAAAAGGTTTGTCTAAGGCTAATGATGCTCTGATTCGTAAGTAGTGGGGGAAACCAACCACCTCATCTTGGATAAAATCCACCTCAAAAAAACTTATCCAATAGAATTCTCAATGATTGGGCATTGTGGGAATTAAGCTGGTTAGGGGGCAAGCCATAAAAATGCACTCAGAATAGTGAAGTTGAGAAAGTGATCTCTTCAATTGCTAAATCAATAGGCCATTTCTGATTGAAACATGTTGATTTTAAATAGATCATGGGCAGTTCGGCAGTACATAATTGGCATCAATAACATGTTCAACTTCAAAGACTAGGATGTTTTTGCTTTTAATAGAGATGTAAAGTCCATTCTAGTCTTCCATGACTAGAAAGTGTTGCCCTCACAATTGCAACACTGAAGGTCCTCTCGGAGATAATTTTGCCAATCAAAACTTTCCCCACTTCTGAACATCTTGTTGGTTGTCTATCGTCAACTCCAATATTAAGTCTTTCCAGTGAAGTCGTTGAGCCATATTAATGAGTTAGGAGACATTCTCTTGTGTAGCATCAGACATGGTATGGAGTTAATGAATAGACTAACGGTGAGAAGAGAGTGTCAAAGGAGGTTAGTAAATTAGGTGAAGTGTAAAGGCTGAGAGGGATGTAAAGAGGAGTTGCAAGATTGAAGAGGTCAAAAACAGATTCAGATCAAACAGAAGACCAACAGGGACTTATGGACCCTCAAACAGAGAAGAGACCAAGAAAACCGAGGGCTAAACCCAGAAGCAAAGTTGTTTTTCTGTAGCGatcaatttaaatataaagtttaaattaataaattattttattaataaaataaaactctatacACCACattataatttatcattaacTTTTTAACATTCAATT
The Hevea brasiliensis isolate MT/VB/25A 57/8 chromosome 15, ASM3005281v1, whole genome shotgun sequence genome window above contains:
- the LOC110646739 gene encoding uncharacterized protein LOC110646739 isoform X2 translates to MMNTSQFMDKQVMDLTSSSTSNQSPSPSTAGGDFIDLMNPPQGDSQHQSHYNSNASSIIGSAGDSGIRKEEIVPSYDFQPNYGSLDSIEPARVLVEKDQNASDVAIVSEIDKSMKKYADNLVHILEGVSARLTQLESRTRHLENSVDDLKLSVENNHGSTDGKIRHLENILREVQTGVHLLKEKQEIVESQLQLTKLQVSKGGQQQSETQNSGHMDTVQQAASAPPQSHQQLQQAAPAPPHTHQQLPPITFPQSIPSVPVSVPPPAVPPPPIFQQNLSPPAPLPNQLPQSQIPSVPQREPYYSPPSQTQDPPNLQYQVSPSQHSQPSHAGPPHQSYQLAPQPQYSQPPQLPQPQTQPLVSVCHHPEEAPYVPSQSYPPSLRQSSSQPASGAPPSPQFYGAPSHIFEPPSSRPSSGFSAGYDPPSGTTESYPYGGPPSQYGSKPPMKPQQLSSLAMSHSAGSGYPQLPTARILPHALPTASGVGGGSSSSGTGNRVPIDDVVDKVTNMGFPREHVRATVRKLTENGESVDLNIVLDKLMNDGEVQFQRSWLGR
- the LOC110646739 gene encoding uncharacterized protein LOC110646739 isoform X1; its protein translation is MMNTSQFMDKQVMDLTSSSTSNQSPSPSTAGGDFIDLMNPPQGDSQHQSHYNSNASSIIGSAGDSGIRKEEIVPSYDFQPVRSIASSLDSSIPGLGAPTSASRVWNSADSKSNSVHISSALPIRNYGSLDSIEPARVLVEKDQNASDVAIVSEIDKSMKKYADNLVHILEGVSARLTQLESRTRHLENSVDDLKLSVENNHGSTDGKIRHLENILREVQTGVHLLKEKQEIVESQLQLTKLQVSKGGQQQSETQNSGHMDTVQQAASAPPQSHQQLQQAAPAPPHTHQQLPPITFPQSIPSVPVSVPPPAVPPPPIFQQNLSPPAPLPNQLPQSQIPSVPQREPYYSPPSQTQDPPNLQYQVSPSQHSQPSHAGPPHQSYQLAPQPQYSQPPQLPQPQTQPLVSVCHHPEEAPYVPSQSYPPSLRQSSSQPASGAPPSPQFYGAPSHIFEPPSSRPSSGFSAGYDPPSGTTESYPYGGPPSQYGSKPPMKPQQLSSLAMSHSAGSGYPQLPTARILPHALPTASGVGGGSSSSGTGNRVPIDDVVDKVTNMGFPREHVRATVRKLTENGESVDLNIVLDKLMNDGEVQFQRSWLGR